One Candidatus Acidulodesulfobacterium ferriphilum genomic window carries:
- the fliQ gene encoding flagellar biosynthesis protein FliQ, with the protein MSVAFVNFIIQKVIITVLYLSAPPLIASLAIGITISVFQAVTQLQDQTLTFVPKIIVVIIVLLIFGPWMLSILVDFTRVIFIHFPQYIRGGS; encoded by the coding sequence ATGTCCGTAGCATTTGTTAATTTTATAATACAAAAGGTAATAATAACCGTTCTTTACTTAAGCGCGCCTCCGCTTATCGCCAGCCTTGCGATCGGCATTACGATAAGCGTTTTTCAGGCAGTAACGCAGCTTCAGGACCAGACGCTTACCTTTGTTCCTAAAATTATTGTCGTTATAATAGTTTTATTGATTTTTGGTCCATGGATGCTCAGCATATTAGTTGATTTTACCAGGGTGATTTTTATACATTTTCCTCAATATATCCGCGGAGGCAGTTAA
- the fliN gene encoding flagellar motor switch protein FliN produces MTNQKSGENSPAVNTAEAGRENLNSDVKDVHEATKNVNIRKPVKKVEFSSFDETDKTAESPKNLDFILDIPLTISVELGRTKMVINDMLQLGQGSVIELAKLAGEPLDVYVNGKLMARGEVVLVNDKFGVRLTDIISPAERIKTL; encoded by the coding sequence ATGACTAATCAAAAATCGGGCGAAAATTCTCCAGCCGTAAATACGGCGGAGGCAGGCAGGGAAAATTTAAATTCAGATGTTAAGGATGTCCATGAAGCCACTAAAAATGTGAATATCAGAAAGCCCGTCAAAAAAGTAGAGTTTTCCTCATTCGATGAAACCGATAAGACCGCAGAGTCGCCCAAAAATTTGGATTTTATTCTCGATATTCCGCTTACCATATCGGTTGAGCTCGGCAGAACAAAAATGGTTATAAACGATATGCTTCAATTGGGGCAGGGTTCCGTAATAGAGCTTGCCAAATTGGCGGGGGAGCCGCTCGATGTTTATGTCAACGGCAAATTAATGGCGCGCGGAGAAGTTGTTCTGGTAAACGATAAATTCGGCGTCAGACTTACGGATATTATCAGCCCAGCGGAGAGAATTAAAACATTATGA
- the fliP gene encoding flagellar biosynthesis protein FliP, with the protein MTGHPHHSEVSMLIQILLIFTVISIAPSILIMMTSFIRIVVVLSFLRTSLGLTTEPPNQVIIGLSLFLTFFIMAPVINKIYKNAYIPYTKKAIGINRAYKTGLKPLRGFMLKQTRMKDLELFVKMAKIKHISSPKDVPTYVLIPAFITSELTTAFEISFLIYLPFLIIDLVVSSLLMSMGMLMLPPTMISLPFKLMLFVLVNGWYLVIGSLVQSFR; encoded by the coding sequence ATGACGGGACATCCGCATCATTCGGAAGTTTCGATGCTTATCCAGATACTGCTCATTTTTACCGTTATATCCATCGCGCCGTCTATTTTAATAATGATGACATCTTTTATCAGGATAGTCGTGGTTTTGTCTTTTCTAAGAACATCGCTGGGACTTACGACTGAGCCGCCCAATCAAGTAATTATAGGCTTAAGCCTTTTTCTTACATTTTTCATAATGGCGCCCGTGATCAATAAGATATATAAGAATGCTTATATTCCATATACAAAAAAGGCGATAGGGATTAACAGGGCGTACAAAACGGGATTAAAACCGCTTCGAGGTTTTATGTTAAAACAGACTCGGATGAAAGATCTGGAACTTTTTGTCAAAATGGCTAAAATAAAACATATAAGCTCCCCGAAGGATGTCCCGACCTATGTTCTTATTCCCGCATTCATCACCAGCGAGCTGACGACGGCATTCGAGATAAGTTTTCTTATCTATTTGCCCTTTTTAATAATAGATTTGGTGGTTTCAAGCCTTTTAATGTCCATGGGAATGCTCATGCTGCCGCCTACTATGATTTCGCTGCCGTTTAAACTTATGCTTTTTGTGCTGGTTAACGGCTGGTATTTAGTTATCGGTTCATTGGTTCAAAGTTTCAGGTGA
- the fliR gene encoding flagellar biosynthetic protein FliR, translated as MIIIHTHLLIEFILIFFRVIAMIVIMPFVGSSAVPNWAKIGMAFFISLIIYPLIVKTQIIPSISFPALVLFILSQTLIGLIFGFLVLIIFTGVELAGQFMGLQIGFGMISLLNPLISNQQVSLIANMQNFIALMIFIETSAFFFVIEGLYKSFETIPLTFIQFSPSIFKYLVLKGGDIFTIGLDLSIPIVIVAILLNIIIALMGRLAPQFNIFAVGFPLLIFVGLYILYIAEPYFTDYIIKSFIHLRFEYYRLINSLALLS; from the coding sequence ATGATAATTATCCATACGCACCTTCTCATAGAATTTATATTGATTTTTTTTAGGGTCATTGCAATGATCGTTATTATGCCGTTTGTGGGCAGTTCAGCCGTTCCCAACTGGGCAAAGATCGGAATGGCGTTTTTTATTTCCTTAATTATTTATCCTTTGATTGTTAAAACCCAGATAATCCCCAGCATATCTTTTCCGGCGCTGGTTTTATTTATTCTTTCCCAGACATTGATAGGGCTTATTTTTGGATTTTTAGTCCTTATAATCTTTACAGGGGTTGAGTTAGCGGGTCAGTTTATGGGTCTTCAGATAGGTTTTGGCATGATAAGCCTTTTAAACCCGTTAATTTCAAATCAACAGGTTTCTCTTATCGCAAATATGCAAAATTTTATTGCGCTGATGATTTTCATAGAAACATCGGCTTTTTTCTTTGTTATTGAAGGGTTGTATAAAAGTTTCGAAACTATACCTTTAACCTTTATACAATTTTCCCCATCTATTTTCAAATACTTAGTTTTAAAAGGGGGCGATATTTTTACAATCGGTCTTGATTTAAGTATCCCTATCGTAATAGTGGCTATTTTATTAAATATAATTATTGCCTTAATGGGAAGATTAGCCCCGCAATTTAATATTTTTGCGGTAGGTTTTCCTCTGCTGATATTTGTCGGACTTTATATTTTATACATCGCCGAGCCTTATTTTACGGATTACATAATTAAATCTTTCATACACCTCAGATTTGAATATTATCGTTTAATAAATTCTTTGGCTTTATTAAGCTGA
- the fliO gene encoding flagellar biosynthetic protein FliO — protein sequence MSKTLFIAIIVFAALAGVSYAANNNSNKNLYLKNISVSKSAGSYFIWFKFNGKSGNFIPKYVLNNYSLELTFQNTYPAIGSKFIKFKNRLFRGIELIPLKNLSLNAIIYFNKGIPIDKKDIKGSSYEDYFVIKISHKFASSLFKNIGKKPVSPASLIKPPAVNINNINNAPKNMPFSLNAGSKNSGNLNVGFEVIKTVVYLALVLGLIYAIYFLLLKFKGRVAIKKNVNNLKIVSSLNLGNKKSVFLIEVGSELFLVGVSPSNIQVIGHIKDLNSDSISNEIIQTDIKDNKTGAPFMDSRLRGNDGGNIDDNIKTSFRTDGFSNKSSDNFAKVLKNQVDSKESLNLNPNIKFDADKLDGQGNYKIKNISEARFKNKADNVFFDIEEKLKGLIENNGNIKKF from the coding sequence ATGAGTAAAACATTATTTATTGCGATAATCGTTTTTGCCGCTCTTGCAGGGGTTTCTTATGCCGCGAATAATAATAGCAATAAGAATCTATATTTAAAAAATATTTCGGTTTCGAAGAGTGCGGGCAGCTATTTCATCTGGTTTAAATTTAACGGCAAATCAGGTAATTTTATTCCAAAATATGTATTAAATAATTATAGCCTTGAACTAACATTTCAAAATACATATCCTGCCATTGGTTCAAAATTCATTAAATTTAAAAATAGGTTATTCAGGGGAATAGAGCTTATACCTTTAAAAAATTTAAGTTTAAATGCGATAATCTACTTTAATAAAGGTATCCCGATAGACAAAAAAGATATTAAAGGGTCTTCTTATGAAGACTATTTTGTGATTAAAATTTCCCATAAATTTGCAAGCAGTTTGTTTAAAAATATCGGAAAAAAACCTGTTTCACCGGCTTCGCTTATAAAGCCTCCCGCCGTTAATATAAATAATATAAATAATGCCCCAAAGAATATGCCTTTTTCTTTAAATGCGGGTTCCAAAAATAGCGGCAATTTAAATGTGGGTTTCGAGGTAATAAAAACGGTCGTATATTTGGCATTAGTCCTCGGGTTAATTTATGCCATATACTTCTTGTTGCTTAAATTTAAAGGACGTGTAGCGATAAAGAAAAATGTAAATAATTTAAAAATAGTATCTTCTTTAAATTTGGGAAACAAAAAATCTGTTTTTCTTATAGAGGTCGGCAGCGAGCTTTTCTTAGTCGGTGTATCCCCGTCTAATATTCAGGTTATAGGACACATTAAAGATTTAAATTCGGATTCTATTTCTAATGAGATTATCCAAACGGATATTAAAGACAATAAAACAGGGGCGCCTTTTATGGATTCCCGCCTTCGCGGGAATGACGGGGGCAATATAGATGATAATATTAAAACCTCATTCCGTACAGATGGATTCTCAAATAAATCTTCCGACAACTTTGCGAAGGTTTTAAAAAATCAGGTTGATTCTAAAGAGAGTTTAAATTTAAATCCGAATATCAAATTCGATGCCGATAAATTAGACGGGCAGGGTAATTATAAAATTAAAAATATATCGGAAGCCAGATTTAAAAATAAAGCCGACAATGTATTTTTCGATATAGAGGAAAAATTAAAAGGGTTGATAGAAAACAATGGCAATATTAAAAAATTTTAA